Proteins from a genomic interval of Microbacterium imperiale:
- the pheT gene encoding phenylalanine--tRNA ligase subunit beta: MRVPLSWLREYVDVPADAAPEDILAALVSVGFEEEDVHGFDLTGPIVVGRVVSFEPEPQSNGKTIRWCQVDVGEANGGVRGIVCGAGNFFEGDKVVVTLPGAVLPGPFPIAARKTYGHVSDGMIASAKELGLGDEHSGILRLTELGLDPEVGTDAIALLGLDDAAIDVNVTPDRGYALSVRGIAREYSHATGAAFRDPALREFEELEHPASGFEVAVDDQAPIRGRVGATEFAVRVVSGVDPTRPTPPWMVARLTLAGIRSLGILIDITNYVMLELGNPIHGYDLDTLTGGITVRRATPGEKLTTLDGKERTLDGEDLLITDESGPIGLAGVMGGGTTEMTDATRNVLIEAAIFDTVTIARTARRHKLPSEASRRFERGVDPLLPFVAARRVADLMVELAGGTLEPVGGALFGEVFLEAIDLPRDFVAGLIGIDYTDDEVSSALETIGAEVTDTDAGWEVIPPSWRPDLTDKWTLAEEVARIHGLDRVPSVLPTAPSGRGLTEEQKGRRRVANALAAAGFVETPSFPFTTSERNDLHGSASGEPLPSVKIANPLDGQAPYLRRSLVPGLLQVAHRNVSRGLTDLALFEVGAVFLPEAGVVYGTESVPPLAVRPDESTLAALHASIPPQPRHVAVLVAGNISPKTPGRPAVAADLSDVLSAVQVVATAAGVELDVAQTRRAALHPGRAAALTVGGVEVGYAGELHPEVSAAADLAGRVLVAELDLDALLTGAADRVVVASLSGYPAATQDVSLVVPADVTAGALAAALSEGAGELLESLRLVDDYRGAGVAEGAKSLTFALRFRADDRTLTAAEATEAKLAGVAVATERFGASIRD; encoded by the coding sequence ATGCGCGTTCCGCTGTCGTGGTTGCGTGAGTACGTCGATGTGCCGGCGGATGCCGCACCGGAGGACATCCTCGCGGCGCTGGTGTCGGTCGGCTTCGAAGAGGAGGACGTCCACGGGTTCGACCTGACCGGTCCGATCGTCGTCGGCCGCGTCGTCTCGTTCGAGCCCGAGCCGCAGTCCAACGGCAAGACGATCCGCTGGTGCCAGGTCGACGTGGGCGAGGCCAACGGCGGCGTGCGCGGCATCGTCTGCGGTGCCGGCAACTTCTTCGAGGGCGACAAGGTCGTCGTGACGCTTCCCGGCGCCGTGCTGCCGGGGCCGTTCCCGATCGCGGCGCGCAAGACGTACGGCCACGTCTCGGACGGCATGATCGCCTCGGCGAAGGAGCTCGGCCTCGGCGACGAGCACAGCGGGATCCTGCGCCTGACCGAGCTCGGTCTCGACCCCGAGGTCGGCACCGACGCCATCGCCCTGCTGGGCCTGGACGATGCCGCGATCGACGTCAATGTCACGCCCGACCGTGGTTACGCCCTGTCGGTGCGCGGCATCGCGCGCGAGTACTCGCACGCGACCGGCGCGGCCTTCCGCGACCCGGCGCTGCGCGAGTTCGAGGAGCTCGAGCACCCGGCATCCGGGTTCGAGGTGGCCGTCGACGATCAGGCTCCGATCCGCGGCCGCGTGGGCGCGACGGAGTTCGCGGTGCGCGTCGTGTCGGGCGTCGACCCGACGCGTCCGACGCCGCCGTGGATGGTCGCGCGGCTCACGCTCGCCGGCATCCGCTCGCTCGGCATCCTCATCGACATCACCAACTACGTGATGCTCGAGCTCGGCAACCCGATCCACGGCTACGACCTCGACACGCTCACCGGCGGCATCACGGTGCGCCGCGCGACGCCGGGCGAGAAGCTGACGACGCTCGACGGCAAGGAGCGCACGCTCGACGGCGAAGACCTGCTCATCACCGACGAGTCGGGCCCCATCGGCCTCGCCGGCGTCATGGGCGGCGGCACGACCGAGATGACCGACGCGACCCGCAACGTGCTCATCGAGGCGGCGATCTTCGACACCGTCACGATCGCCCGCACCGCCCGCCGGCACAAGCTGCCCAGCGAGGCATCGCGTCGCTTCGAGCGCGGAGTGGACCCGCTGCTGCCGTTCGTGGCCGCTCGCCGCGTCGCCGACCTCATGGTCGAGCTCGCCGGGGGCACGCTCGAGCCGGTCGGCGGCGCGCTGTTCGGCGAGGTGTTCCTCGAGGCGATCGACCTGCCGCGTGACTTCGTCGCGGGCCTGATCGGCATCGACTACACCGACGACGAGGTGTCGTCCGCGCTCGAGACGATCGGCGCCGAGGTGACCGACACGGATGCCGGCTGGGAGGTCATCCCGCCGTCGTGGCGCCCCGACCTGACCGACAAGTGGACGCTGGCCGAAGAGGTCGCGCGCATCCACGGACTCGACCGCGTGCCTTCGGTGCTGCCGACCGCACCGTCGGGTCGCGGACTCACCGAGGAGCAGAAGGGCCGCCGTCGCGTCGCGAACGCGCTCGCCGCCGCCGGATTCGTCGAGACGCCCTCGTTCCCGTTCACCACGAGTGAGCGCAACGACCTGCACGGCTCCGCCTCGGGTGAGCCGCTGCCCTCGGTCAAGATCGCGAACCCGCTCGACGGCCAGGCGCCGTACCTGCGCCGGTCGCTGGTCCCGGGGCTGCTGCAGGTCGCGCACCGGAACGTCTCGCGCGGCCTCACCGATCTCGCTCTTTTCGAGGTCGGCGCGGTGTTCCTGCCCGAGGCGGGGGTCGTCTACGGCACCGAGTCTGTGCCGCCGCTGGCAGTCCGGCCCGACGAGTCCACCCTCGCGGCTCTGCACGCGTCGATTCCGCCGCAGCCGCGCCACGTCGCCGTCCTCGTCGCGGGCAACATCAGCCCGAAGACGCCCGGTCGCCCCGCTGTTGCGGCCGACCTGAGCGACGTGCTCAGCGCAGTGCAGGTCGTCGCGACGGCCGCGGGCGTCGAGCTCGACGTCGCCCAGACGCGCCGCGCCGCGCTGCATCCGGGTCGTGCGGCCGCCCTCACCGTCGGCGGTGTCGAGGTCGGATACGCCGGTGAACTGCATCCCGAGGTGTCGGCCGCGGCCGACCTCGCCGGGCGTGTGCTCGTCGCGGAGCTCGACCTCGACGCACTTCTGACCGGAGCTGCCGATCGCGTCGTCGTCGCGTCGCTGTCGGGGTACCCCGCCGCCACGCAGGACGTCTCGCTCGTCGTTCCCGCCGACGTGACCGCGGGAGCTCTCGCCGCGGCGCTGTCGGAGGGCGCCGGAGAGCTGCTCGAGTCGCTGCGCCTCGTCGACGACTACCGCGGTGCGGGTGTTGCCGAGGGCGCGAAGAGCCTGACGTTCGCGCTGCGCTTCCGCGCGGACGACCGCACGCTCACGGCCGCCGAGGCCACGGAGGCCAAGCTCGCCGGGGTCGCTGTCGCGACCGAGCGCTTCGGCGCGAGCATCCGCGACTGA
- the argC gene encoding N-acetyl-gamma-glutamyl-phosphate reductase, whose product MPLSVAVSGASGYAGGEILRLLAAHPEVEIRTVTAHSNAGQPLIDHQPHLRSLRHLTLQPSTPEVLAGHDIVFLALPHGQSGQYTEALADTALVIDAGADHRLTSSDDWDAFYGGAFHEPWAYGVPELLIGSDGAKQREKLVGASRIAAPGCNASTVALSLAPGVAAGVIDPADIVTVLAVGPSGAGKSLKTNLLAAEILGSANPYAIGGTHRHIPEIRQALRGAGASGDIRISFTPVLVPMSRGILATSTAPIAPGVTDAQIRDAWRNAYADETFVQLLPEGSFPRTADVVGANTALMGLAIDRAAGRVVVVTAVDNLAKGIAGAAIQSMNIALGFAETTGLSVNGVAP is encoded by the coding sequence ATGCCCCTCTCCGTCGCCGTCTCCGGCGCTTCCGGCTACGCGGGAGGCGAGATCCTGCGCCTGCTCGCCGCCCACCCCGAGGTCGAGATCCGCACGGTCACCGCGCACTCCAACGCCGGTCAGCCGCTCATCGATCACCAGCCGCACCTGCGGTCGCTGCGTCACCTGACGCTGCAGCCCTCGACGCCCGAGGTGCTCGCCGGGCACGACATCGTGTTCCTCGCGCTGCCGCACGGACAGTCGGGCCAGTACACCGAGGCCCTCGCCGACACCGCCCTCGTCATCGACGCGGGCGCCGACCACCGGTTGACCTCGTCCGACGACTGGGATGCCTTCTACGGCGGCGCCTTCCACGAGCCGTGGGCGTACGGCGTGCCCGAGCTGCTGATCGGCTCCGACGGCGCGAAGCAGCGCGAGAAGCTCGTCGGCGCGTCGCGGATCGCGGCCCCCGGGTGCAACGCCTCGACCGTCGCGCTGAGCCTCGCTCCCGGTGTGGCCGCGGGCGTCATCGATCCGGCCGACATCGTCACGGTGCTCGCGGTCGGCCCCTCGGGCGCGGGCAAGAGCCTCAAGACGAACCTGCTCGCCGCCGAGATCCTCGGGTCGGCGAACCCGTACGCGATCGGCGGCACGCACCGCCACATCCCCGAGATCCGCCAGGCGCTGCGCGGGGCCGGTGCGTCCGGCGACATCCGCATCTCGTTCACGCCCGTGCTGGTGCCGATGTCGCGCGGCATCCTCGCCACCTCGACGGCGCCGATCGCGCCCGGTGTCACCGACGCGCAGATCCGCGACGCGTGGCGGAACGCCTACGCCGACGAGACCTTCGTGCAGCTGCTGCCCGAGGGGTCCTTCCCCCGCACCGCCGACGTCGTCGGGGCGAACACCGCGCTCATGGGGCTCGCGATCGACCGGGCCGCCGGCCGGGTCGTCGTCGTCACCGCGGTCGACAATCTCGCCAAGGGCATCGCGGGTGCCGCCATCCAGTCGATGAACATCGCCCTCGGTTTCGCCGAGACCACGGGCCTGAGCGTGAACGGAGTCGCCCCGTGA
- the argB gene encoding acetylglutamate kinase — protein sequence MNDIDLQHTTPEEAAAKAGVLIESLPWLQRFRDQIIVIKYGGNAMVSEELQESFAQDIAYLRFVGVKPVVVHGGGPQISRMLNRLSIESEFKGGYRVTSTEAIDVVRMVLTGQINPQLVARINAYGPFATGLSGEDAGLFGGRRRGVVIDGTEHDLGHVGDVVEVDPQPVHDQLDAGRIPVISSIAPDLDNPGHSLNVNADAAAAALATALGATKLVVLTDVPGLYADWPNRDSLVSHLTATDLRAMLPKLESGMIPKMQACLDAVDGGVDTAAIIDGRQPHSVLVEVFTAQGIGTEVVAG from the coding sequence ATGAACGACATCGACCTCCAGCACACCACCCCCGAAGAGGCGGCGGCCAAGGCGGGCGTGCTCATCGAGTCGCTGCCGTGGCTGCAGCGCTTCCGCGACCAGATCATCGTCATCAAGTACGGCGGCAACGCGATGGTTTCTGAGGAGTTGCAGGAGTCCTTCGCGCAGGACATCGCCTACCTGCGCTTCGTCGGCGTCAAGCCCGTCGTCGTCCACGGCGGCGGCCCGCAGATCTCGAGGATGCTGAACCGCCTGTCGATCGAGAGCGAGTTCAAGGGCGGCTACCGCGTCACGAGCACCGAGGCGATCGACGTCGTCCGGATGGTGCTCACGGGGCAGATCAACCCGCAGCTCGTGGCCCGCATCAACGCGTACGGTCCGTTCGCGACCGGGCTGTCGGGCGAGGATGCCGGCCTATTCGGCGGTCGGCGCCGCGGCGTGGTCATCGACGGCACCGAGCACGACCTCGGCCACGTCGGCGATGTCGTCGAGGTCGACCCGCAGCCGGTGCACGATCAGCTCGACGCCGGCCGCATCCCGGTGATCTCGTCGATCGCCCCGGATCTCGACAACCCCGGGCACTCGCTCAACGTCAACGCGGACGCCGCCGCGGCGGCCCTCGCGACGGCGCTGGGCGCGACGAAGCTGGTCGTGCTCACCGACGTGCCGGGGCTCTACGCCGACTGGCCGAACCGCGACTCGCTCGTCTCGCACCTGACGGCGACCGATCTGCGCGCGATGCTGCCGAAGCTCGAGTCGGGCATGATCCCGAAGATGCAGGCCTGCCTCGACGCCGTCGACGGGGGAGTGGACACCGCCGCGATCATCGACGGACGACAGCCGCACTCGGTGCTCGTCGAGGTCTTCACGGCTCAGGGAATCGGCACGGAGGTGGTGGCGGGATGA
- the argJ gene encoding bifunctional glutamate N-acetyltransferase/amino-acid acetyltransferase ArgJ — MSVTAPQGFEAAGVAAGLKSTGKPDVAVVVNRGPLKVGAAVFTSNRAKANPIMWSQQAIADGVVEAIVLNSGGANCFTGSFGFQTTHQTAEKAGELLDVSSGDVLVCSTGLIGTGDEVFRAKVLDGTAAAIGSLSSDGGEDASLAIMTTDSRPKRAVVSREGWTIGGMAKGAGMLAPGLATMLVVITTDAVLDSAEADAALRAATRVSFDRLDSDGCMSTNDQVTLMVSGASGVTPDADDFVAALAEICRDLAEQLQGDAEGASHDIAIEVVGAASEEDAVVVGRSVARNNLFKAAIFGNDPNWGRVLAAIGTTDAAFDPYDVDVSFNGVRVCTAGGPDRPREEVDLTPRATRILIDLKSGDATATILTNDLTHDYVHENSAYSS; from the coding sequence GTGAGCGTCACCGCCCCCCAGGGTTTCGAAGCCGCCGGCGTCGCCGCAGGATTGAAGTCGACCGGCAAGCCCGATGTCGCCGTCGTGGTCAACCGCGGTCCGCTCAAGGTGGGCGCCGCGGTGTTCACCTCGAACCGCGCCAAGGCGAACCCGATCATGTGGTCGCAGCAGGCGATCGCCGACGGCGTCGTCGAGGCGATCGTCCTCAACTCCGGGGGCGCGAACTGCTTCACCGGCAGCTTCGGCTTCCAGACGACGCACCAGACCGCCGAGAAGGCCGGCGAGCTGCTCGATGTCAGCTCCGGCGACGTGCTCGTGTGCTCGACGGGGCTCATCGGCACCGGCGACGAGGTGTTCCGCGCGAAGGTGCTCGACGGCACCGCCGCCGCGATCGGCTCGCTCAGCTCCGACGGCGGTGAGGACGCCTCGCTCGCGATCATGACCACCGACTCGCGCCCCAAGCGCGCCGTCGTCTCGCGTGAGGGCTGGACGATCGGCGGCATGGCCAAGGGAGCAGGCATGCTCGCCCCCGGCCTGGCGACGATGCTCGTCGTCATCACCACCGACGCCGTCCTCGACAGCGCCGAAGCGGATGCCGCCCTGCGCGCGGCCACGCGGGTGAGCTTCGACCGCCTCGACTCCGACGGCTGCATGTCGACGAACGATCAGGTGACGCTCATGGTCAGCGGTGCCTCGGGCGTGACCCCCGACGCCGACGACTTCGTCGCCGCCCTCGCCGAGATCTGCCGCGACCTCGCCGAACAGCTGCAGGGCGACGCCGAGGGGGCGAGCCACGACATCGCCATCGAGGTGGTCGGTGCGGCATCCGAAGAGGACGCCGTCGTCGTCGGACGCTCGGTGGCGCGCAACAACCTCTTCAAGGCCGCGATCTTCGGCAACGACCCGAACTGGGGCCGGGTGCTCGCCGCGATCGGCACGACCGACGCGGCCTTCGACCCCTACGACGTCGACGTGTCGTTCAACGGCGTGCGCGTGTGCACCGCCGGGGGCCCCGACCGCCCGCGCGAGGAGGTCGACCTGACGCCCCGCGCCACCCGCATCCTCATCGACCTCAAGTCGGGCGACGCGACGGCGACGATCCTGACGAACGACCTCACGCACGACTACGTCCACGAGAACAGCGCTTACTCCTCATGA
- a CDS encoding ABC transporter ATP-binding protein, producing the protein MREPTAAVPALELSGLVKRFGQKTAVDGIDLTVPSGSFYGLVGPNGAGKTTTLSMATGLLRPDAGGARVHGIDVWQDPVAAKRTIGNLADGVRLFDRLTGEQLITYTAMMFGLPRPEIAPRVSDLLDLMDLRGAAGTIVADYSAGMTKKVALACALVHAPRLLVLDEPFESVDPVSAANIEDVLRSYTVSGGSVIVSSHSMDLVQRMCDHVAVIAAGKVLAAGTIDEVRAGESLQDRFVSLVGGRHQSEGPQWLRQS; encoded by the coding sequence ATGCGCGAACCCACCGCCGCCGTGCCCGCCCTCGAGCTGTCGGGTCTGGTGAAGCGATTCGGCCAGAAGACCGCGGTCGACGGCATCGACCTCACCGTGCCGTCGGGGTCGTTCTACGGCCTCGTCGGTCCCAACGGCGCCGGCAAGACCACGACGCTGTCGATGGCGACCGGGCTGCTGCGCCCCGATGCCGGCGGCGCCCGCGTGCACGGCATCGACGTCTGGCAGGACCCGGTCGCCGCCAAGCGGACGATCGGCAACCTCGCCGACGGCGTACGCCTGTTCGACCGCCTCACCGGCGAGCAGCTCATCACCTACACCGCGATGATGTTCGGCCTGCCGCGTCCTGAGATCGCCCCGCGGGTGTCGGACCTGCTCGACCTCATGGACCTGCGCGGCGCCGCCGGCACGATCGTCGCGGACTACTCCGCGGGCATGACAAAGAAGGTCGCCCTCGCGTGCGCCCTCGTCCACGCCCCGCGCCTGCTGGTGCTCGACGAGCCGTTCGAATCGGTCGACCCGGTGTCGGCCGCCAATATCGAGGACGTGCTGCGCAGCTACACCGTCTCGGGGGGCTCGGTCATCGTCTCGAGCCACTCGATGGACCTTGTGCAGCGGATGTGCGACCACGTCGCCGTCATCGCCGCCGGGAAGGTGCTCGCCGCCGGGACGATCGACGAGGTCCGCGCGGGCGAGAGCCTGCAGGATCGCTTCGTCTCGCTCGTCGGCGGACGCCACCAGTCGGAGGGGCCGCAGTGGTTGCGACAGTCCTGA
- a CDS encoding AAA family ATPase produces the protein MLRSLAVSGYRSLRDVVVPLGELTVITGPNGSGKSNLYRALRLLAATSRGDVIGTLAREGGLPSVLWAGPEDGGGTQGTVRRRPVAVQLGYASDELGYLVDLGIPQTSQQSMFARDPEIKREQVFAGPVAKPATLLIDRTRQSTRVREDAWTVLDQRLSPDESIVTDLVDGDAAPELLTLRRTMDAWRFYDHFRVDLDAPARMPQVGTRSHTLAHDGADLAATWATIVEAGQGDALDRAVDEAFPGSRVHVTASDGLFRLTIQQPGLLRPLEAAELSDGTLRYLLLCAALLPARPAPLLVLNEPEASLHPSLLGPLARLVRVASERTQVITVSHADDLVSALPDSARVELRRSDAETVVHGQGFLDAPAWNWGSR, from the coding sequence ATGCTGCGCTCGCTGGCCGTCTCCGGGTACCGCTCGCTCCGCGACGTCGTCGTGCCCCTAGGCGAGTTGACCGTCATCACCGGCCCGAACGGCTCCGGCAAGTCGAACCTCTACCGGGCCCTGCGTCTGCTCGCGGCCACCTCACGCGGCGACGTCATCGGAACGCTGGCTCGCGAGGGCGGACTGCCGTCCGTGCTGTGGGCCGGCCCCGAGGACGGCGGCGGCACGCAGGGCACGGTGCGGCGCCGTCCCGTCGCCGTGCAGCTCGGCTACGCCTCGGACGAGCTCGGCTATCTCGTCGACCTGGGCATCCCGCAGACGAGCCAGCAGAGCATGTTCGCCCGCGACCCCGAGATCAAGCGCGAGCAGGTGTTCGCCGGCCCGGTGGCCAAGCCCGCGACGCTGCTCATCGACCGCACGCGGCAGAGCACGCGCGTGCGCGAGGACGCATGGACGGTGCTCGATCAGCGGCTCTCCCCCGACGAGAGCATCGTGACCGACCTCGTCGACGGCGACGCCGCGCCCGAGCTGCTGACGCTGCGCCGCACCATGGACGCGTGGCGCTTCTACGACCACTTCCGCGTCGATCTCGACGCCCCGGCGCGCATGCCGCAGGTCGGCACGCGCAGCCACACCCTCGCGCACGACGGCGCCGACCTCGCGGCGACGTGGGCGACGATCGTCGAGGCGGGTCAGGGCGATGCTCTCGACCGCGCCGTCGACGAGGCGTTCCCCGGCAGTCGCGTGCACGTCACGGCATCCGACGGCCTGTTCCGGCTGACGATCCAGCAGCCCGGGCTGCTGCGGCCGCTCGAGGCCGCCGAGCTGTCGGACGGCACGCTGCGCTATCTGCTGCTGTGCGCGGCGCTGCTGCCCGCACGCCCGGCGCCGCTGCTGGTGCTGAACGAGCCCGAGGCGAGCCTGCATCCGTCCCTCCTGGGACCGCTGGCACGGCTGGTGCGGGTCGCGTCGGAGCGCACGCAGGTGATCACGGTGTCACACGCCGACGACCTGGTATCGGCGCTGCCCGACTCGGCGCGGGTCGAGCTGCGCCGCTCCGACGCCGAGACCGTCGTGCACGGACAGGGGTTCCTCGACGCGCCGGCCTGGAACTGGGGTTCCCGCTGA
- the pheS gene encoding phenylalanine--tRNA ligase subunit alpha: MSDAPEITPDAVAAAVDAALAAIADASSTADLKSARNAHTAEGSPLARLNAQLRSVPNEKKAEFGKLVGQARGRVNQALAAREDELAAAETAAKLEAEALDVTAIAPRARVGARHPISLLQEEVADLFVGMGWEIAEGPELEHEWFNFDALNFDVDHPARQMQDTFFVDPVARHLVMRTQTSPVQMRSMLERDIPIYVLSPGRVFRTDEYDATHLPVFTQFEGLVVDKGITMAHLKGTLDHAARELFGPEAKTRFRTNYFPFTEPSAELDLWHPTFAGGARWIEWGGCGMVNPNVLRAAGIDPEVYSGFAFGMGIERTLMFRSDVKDMRDMAEGDVRFSEQFGMVV; the protein is encoded by the coding sequence GTGTCCGACGCACCCGAGATCACCCCTGACGCGGTCGCCGCGGCGGTGGATGCGGCCCTCGCCGCCATCGCCGACGCCTCCTCAACCGCAGACCTGAAGTCCGCCCGCAACGCCCACACTGCCGAGGGTTCGCCGCTCGCGCGCCTCAATGCGCAGCTGCGGTCGGTGCCCAACGAGAAGAAGGCCGAGTTCGGCAAGCTCGTCGGTCAGGCGCGAGGCCGGGTGAACCAGGCGCTCGCCGCCCGCGAGGACGAGCTCGCCGCGGCCGAGACCGCCGCGAAGCTCGAGGCCGAGGCGCTCGATGTGACCGCCATCGCTCCGCGTGCGCGCGTCGGTGCGCGGCATCCCATCTCGCTGCTGCAGGAGGAGGTCGCCGACCTCTTCGTCGGAATGGGCTGGGAGATCGCCGAAGGCCCCGAGCTCGAGCACGAGTGGTTCAACTTCGACGCCCTCAACTTCGACGTCGATCACCCGGCGCGTCAGATGCAGGACACGTTCTTCGTCGACCCGGTGGCCCGTCACCTGGTGATGCGCACGCAGACGAGCCCCGTGCAGATGCGTTCGATGCTCGAGCGCGACATCCCGATCTACGTCCTCTCGCCTGGACGGGTGTTCCGCACGGACGAGTACGACGCGACGCATCTGCCGGTGTTCACGCAGTTCGAGGGGCTCGTCGTCGACAAGGGCATCACGATGGCCCACCTCAAGGGAACCCTCGACCACGCCGCGCGCGAGCTGTTCGGCCCCGAGGCGAAGACGCGCTTCCGCACCAACTACTTCCCGTTCACCGAGCCGAGCGCCGAGCTCGACCTGTGGCACCCGACCTTCGCCGGTGGTGCGCGCTGGATCGAGTGGGGCGGCTGCGGAATGGTGAACCCCAACGTGCTTCGCGCCGCGGGCATCGACCCGGAGGTGTACTCCGGGTTCGCCTTCGGCATGGGCATCGAGCGGACGCTGATGTTCCGCTCCGACGTGAAGGACATGCGCGACATGGCCGAGGGCGATGTGCGCTTCAGCGAGCAGTTCGGGATGGTGGTCTGA
- a CDS encoding acetylornithine transaminase produces the protein MTNPTIQQTAPAWAEDVDRDLVRSAGARLALLERGEGAYVWDADGKRYLDFLAGIAVNSLGHAHPVFVEAIARQAATLSHVSNYFATPPQLALAAQLKRLAGTGEGGRVYFGNSGAEANEAAFKLARLHGGAERPRILALKDAFHGRTMGTLALTGKPHMQQPFEPMVPGVESIDSTVEALEAAMDDRVAALFVEPIKGEAGVVPLPEGYLEAAREITARHGALLIIDEIQTGAGRTGAWFAFQHAGIEPDAITVAKGIGGGFPIGALITFGTASDLFYPGTHGSTFGGNPLGTAVAAAVLGEIENGGLVEAAATHGERLRAVIEGLDSTLIEGVRGRGLLLGVALRHPVAGAVVAAAQEHGLIVNAANDRTVRIAPPLTIGDVEIDEFADLFAAALHTVESALLLENTTTEESA, from the coding sequence ATGACGAACCCGACGATCCAGCAGACAGCGCCCGCGTGGGCGGAAGACGTCGATCGCGATCTGGTGCGCAGCGCCGGCGCGCGTCTGGCGCTGCTCGAGCGCGGCGAGGGGGCGTACGTCTGGGATGCCGACGGCAAGCGCTACCTCGACTTCCTCGCGGGCATCGCCGTCAACTCGCTCGGCCACGCTCACCCGGTGTTCGTCGAGGCGATCGCCCGCCAGGCGGCGACCCTCTCGCACGTGTCGAACTACTTCGCCACGCCGCCGCAGCTCGCGCTCGCCGCGCAGCTCAAACGCCTCGCGGGCACCGGCGAGGGCGGACGGGTGTACTTCGGCAACTCGGGCGCCGAGGCCAACGAAGCCGCCTTCAAGCTCGCGCGACTGCACGGCGGCGCGGAGCGCCCCCGCATCCTTGCCCTCAAGGACGCCTTCCACGGCCGCACGATGGGAACCCTCGCCCTGACCGGCAAGCCGCACATGCAGCAGCCGTTCGAGCCGATGGTCCCCGGGGTCGAGAGCATCGACTCGACCGTCGAGGCGCTCGAGGCCGCGATGGACGACCGCGTCGCGGCGCTGTTCGTCGAGCCGATCAAGGGCGAGGCCGGTGTCGTGCCGCTGCCCGAGGGGTACCTCGAGGCGGCGCGCGAGATCACGGCACGGCACGGCGCGCTGCTCATCATCGACGAGATCCAGACGGGTGCGGGGCGCACCGGTGCGTGGTTCGCCTTCCAGCACGCGGGCATCGAGCCCGACGCGATCACGGTGGCCAAGGGCATCGGCGGCGGCTTCCCGATCGGCGCGCTCATCACGTTCGGGACGGCGAGCGATCTGTTCTATCCGGGCACCCACGGCTCGACCTTCGGCGGCAATCCGCTCGGCACCGCCGTGGCCGCAGCCGTGCTCGGCGAGATCGAGAACGGCGGCCTCGTCGAGGCGGCGGCCACCCACGGCGAACGCCTGCGTGCAGTCATCGAGGGCCTCGACTCGACGCTCATCGAGGGTGTGCGCGGCCGCGGCCTGCTGCTGGGCGTCGCGCTGCGGCATCCGGTCGCCGGCGCCGTCGTCGCCGCGGCGCAGGAGCACGGGCTCATCGTCAACGCGGCCAACGACCGCACGGTGCGCATCGCGCCGCCGCTCACGATCGGCGACGTCGAGATCGACGAGTTCGCCGACCTGTTCGCCGCCGCTCTGCACACCGTCGAGTCGGCCCTGCTGCTCGAGAACACGACCACGGAGGAATCCGCATGA
- a CDS encoding amino acid ABC transporter permease, translating to MTSVLYDVPGPRAILRNRILGIVTVLLVAAAIGFVVYRFAVSGQFSAEKWYVFSFGNVWLGILRALGNTLAAFGLAAVGSLALGFVLAIGRLSDHAWVRVPFGVVIEGFRAVPVLIFMMLMYYGLPTLGIRMEPYWAVVIALVAYNGSVLAEALRAGIESLPRGQKEAGYAIGLRKSGVMRLILLPQAVRAMLPVIVAQLVVTLKDTALGFIITYPELLYFAKQLTSQPGRPILQAGIVIGAIYIVMCLLLSWFANFLEKRLSRSPRSTGTTGAGAAAVDPLHHPVAPTTDTELIALQKGVGKHDSTSGAGGV from the coding sequence ATGACTTCCGTCCTGTACGACGTCCCGGGCCCGCGGGCGATCCTGCGCAACCGCATCCTCGGGATCGTCACCGTCCTCCTCGTCGCGGCCGCGATCGGCTTCGTCGTCTACCGCTTCGCCGTGAGCGGGCAGTTCTCCGCCGAGAAGTGGTACGTCTTCAGCTTCGGCAACGTCTGGCTCGGCATCCTGCGCGCGCTCGGCAACACCCTCGCCGCCTTCGGGCTCGCCGCCGTCGGGTCGCTCGCGCTCGGGTTCGTCCTGGCCATCGGCCGTCTGTCGGACCACGCCTGGGTCCGCGTCCCGTTCGGTGTCGTCATCGAGGGCTTCCGTGCCGTCCCCGTGCTCATCTTCATGATGCTCATGTACTACGGCCTGCCGACGCTCGGCATCCGGATGGAGCCGTACTGGGCCGTTGTGATCGCGCTCGTGGCCTACAACGGGTCGGTGCTCGCCGAGGCGCTGCGTGCCGGCATCGAGTCGCTCCCGCGCGGCCAGAAGGAAGCCGGCTACGCGATCGGTCTGCGCAAGAGCGGGGTCATGCGCCTCATCCTGCTGCCGCAGGCTGTGCGGGCTATGCTGCCGGTCATCGTCGCGCAGCTCGTCGTCACGCTCAAGGACACCGCGCTCGGCTTCATCATCACGTACCCCGAGCTGCTGTACTTCGCCAAGCAGCTGACGTCGCAGCCCGGGCGCCCGATCCTGCAGGCGGGCATCGTCATCGGTGCGATCTACATCGTGATGTGCCTGCTGCTGTCGTGGTTCGCGAACTTCCTCGAGAAGCGTCTGTCGCGTTCGCCGCGCAGCACCGGCACCACGGGCGCCGGCGCGGCAGCCGTCGACCCGCTGCACCACCCGGTGGCGCCGACCACCGACACGGAGCTCATCGCTCTGCAGAAGGGTGTCGGCAAACACGACTCCACCAGCGGCGCGGGCGGCGTCTGA